Within the Thermoplasmata archaeon genome, the region CCCGGCTGGCTCGGCGGAATTCTCCACGGCGCAATAGACGCGGACCAGCTCGACTATCTCTTGAGGGACTCGCACTACACGGGCGTCGCATATGGCGTCATTGACCTCCCACGCCTCCTAAGGACGATTGCACCGTGGCAGGGAGGGGTCGCGGTTAGGAAGAGCGGGCTGGCGGCTGTCGAGAGCGTTCTCGTCGCCCGCGCCCTGATGTACTCATCCGTCTACTTCCACCACACCGTCAGAATAGCAGAGATGATGCTCGCCCGCGCGGTCGAGAGGATGGAGGATTTGAAGGAGCTGGATGTGCCCAGAATGGTGGACTGGGAGCTGCTCCAGCACCTCGCGGCCTCCGGCGGTTTCCAGAGGGAGATCGCCCTGAGGTTGAAGTACCGGAGGCTCTTCAAGAGGGCCCACACGGTCCCCCTCGAGGGGCTGGACGAGAGGAGGGCGGAGCGCCTTGCGGAGCTCGAAAAACCGGCCGAGAGGCGCCGGCTCGAGGACGAGCTCGCCCGAAAGGCAGGAGCGCCCGAGGGCTACGTGATTGTGGACTTTCCCTCGAAAGAGCTACTTCTCTCGGAGCCGAGGATGCACAGAACCGGCATCATGATTCTGGACGAGGAGACCGGGCGCTTGAGGCCACTCTCGAAGCACAGCCCCCTCGCCCGCGCATTGCAGCTCAGGAGGGTTCCGGACTGGGCAGTGATGGTCTCGACCGACGCGCGCTTTAGGTCCGAGGTGGCGAGGGCAGCGAGGGCAGCTCTTGAGTGATTCCTCGCCTCGGAATCGAGATGGCACCTCTCCCTTCTCGGGAGGCTGGTCCGACTCAGTCGGGGTGAGGGTGCCTTGAGGCGTCCCTGACAATAGATTAATATACTGGCGCCCGCGTGAGTTCTGTGATGCGGGCGATGAGAGGGGCAGAGCCGGGCCCGAACGCCTTGGCGAAGGCCGCAGCGCTGCTCCTTTGCGCGCTTCTCATACCCTCCGCCCCATTCCGGATGACTGTAGAGGCCGGGAGGGTTGTACTGAATAACTTCAGCGGCGGCAACTCCTCCGTCGAGACTTACTTTCCAGCGGCGGGGGAAATCGAGGCCGCGTCCATCAGAATTCCAAAGGTCGCCTCCCTCCAGAGGGCCTGCGTCACGGTCGAGGGCCGGCCCCGTCTGGAAAACCGGACCATTGTCCTTGATTCCCGCGACGACTTCGCGGCGTGCGAGCTCCGGAACCTCGACATAAACTCCACCCAGGGCAGCCTCAGGCTTCTAAGGCGGGAGGGGCTGGGGGACGAGTTCTCTGCGTCGAGCCTCGACCCGAAATGGAGCTGGTTTAACGAGCCGCCGGAGTGGGAC harbors:
- a CDS encoding HD domain-containing protein yields the protein MVRRNAEWSTAATGGGRERARHRAKGHPEPRVEEMKTVHDPVHGSLDIGGVFLELLESAELQRLHGIRQLGLASLVFPGANHTRLEHSLGCWYIGRRMAQELGVEEGLEELSAACLLHDLGHYPFSHTLETVLHDAAGIDHVRLTREIITGRTDVLRDGEELPGRRRVSEILQERGVDAELVAELVSAEFGSRPEALLEEFAGRGRRGKRAPPGWLGGILHGAIDADQLDYLLRDSHYTGVAYGVIDLPRLLRTIAPWQGGVAVRKSGLAAVESVLVARALMYSSVYFHHTVRIAEMMLARAVERMEDLKELDVPRMVDWELLQHLAASGGFQREIALRLKYRRLFKRAHTVPLEGLDERRAERLAELEKPAERRRLEDELARKAGAPEGYVIVDFPSKELLLSEPRMHRTGIMILDEETGRLRPLSKHSPLARALQLRRVPDWAVMVSTDARFRSEVARAARAALE